From the genome of Papaver somniferum cultivar HN1 chromosome 2, ASM357369v1, whole genome shotgun sequence, one region includes:
- the LOC113350245 gene encoding bifunctional protein FolD 2-like, with protein MAPSSEKQQQEKKACIIDGKAIAQTIRSEITTEVKLLSEKYGMVPGLAVVLVGSRKDSQSYVNLKRKACVEVGIKSFNVDIPEQVSEAELIAKVHELNANPDVHGILVQLPLPSHMVEENVMNEISIEKDVDGLHPMNIGKLAMKGRDPLFQPCGPKACLELLSRSGISVKGKRAVVIGRSNIVGLPVSLLLLKADATVTIINSHTPGLESIIREADIVISAAGKAHLIKGDWIKPGAAVIDVGTNAVADPSHRTGYRPVGDVDFDQVCEVAGWVTPVPGGVGPMTIAMLLRNTFDGAKRKMEQ; from the exons ATGGCGCCTTCTTCTGAAAAGCAGCAGCAAGAGAAGAAAGCATGTATTATTGATGGCAAAGCTATAGCTCAAACAATACGCTCTGAAATTACTACTGAAGTTAAGCTTCTGTCTGAGAAATATGGCATG GTTCCTGGACTTGCTGTTGTTCTAGTAGGTTCTAGGAAAGATTCTCAAAGCTATGTGAATTTGAAAAGAAAAGCTTGTGTTGAAGTTGGGATTAAGTCATTCAATGTTGATATCCCTGAACAAGTTTCTGAAGCTGAATTGATCGCCAAAGTCCACGAGTTAAATGCTAATCCTGATGTCCATG GGATACTAGTGCAACTTCCCTTGCCAAGCCATATGGTTGAAGAAAATGTGATGAATGAAATCAGTATCGAGAAGGACGTAGATGGGCTTCATCCTATGAACATTGGTAAACTTGCCATGAAAGGCAGAGATCCCCTGTTTCAGCCGTGTGGCCCAAAG GCATGCCTTGAACTTCTAAGTCGCAGTGGTATAAGTGTGAAGGGAAAGAGGGCAGTTGTTATTGGGAGAAGCAATATAGTTGGTTTACCTGTGTCATTGCTTCTTCTGAAAGCTGATGCTACTGTGACTATCATTAACTCTCATACACCTGGCCTCGAAAGCATCATCCGTGAAGCAGACATTGTGATTTCTGCAGCTGGGAAAGCGCATTTG ATTAAGGGTGATTGGATTAAACCCGGTGCTGCTGTTATCGACGTTGGGACAAATGCTGTGGCTGATCCAAGTCATAGGACAGGTTACAGGCCAGTGGGCGATGTGGACTTTGACCAGGTATGTGAGGTGGCTGGATGGGTAACTCCAGTTCCGGGAGGTGTCGGCCCAATGACTATTGCAATGTTACTGAGGAATACCTTCGATGGTGCCAAGCGTAAAATGGAGCAGTAA
- the LOC113350244 gene encoding bifunctional protein FolD 2-like, giving the protein METSSEVQQENKKASIIDGKAIAQTIHSEITAEVKLLTEKYGKAPGLAVVIVGSRKDSQTYVNMKRKACAEVGIKSFNVDLPEQSSEAEVIAKVHELNANPDVHGILVQLPLPSHIGEENVLSEVSIEKDVDGFHPLNIGKLAMKGREPLFQPCTPKGCLELLSHSGISVKGKRAVVVGRSNIVGLPVSLLLLKADATVTIVHSRTSAADSESIIREADIVIAAAGQANMIKGDWIKPGAAVIDVGTNAVDDPSRKSGYRLVGDVDFKQVSKVAGWITPVPGGVGPMTVAMLLRNTLDGAKRTMSQ; this is encoded by the exons ATGGAGACTTCGTCTGaagtacaacaagagaacaaGAAAGCATCTATAATTGATGGTAAAGCCATAGCTCAAACCATACATTCTGAAATCACTGCTGAGGTTAAACTTCTTACTGAGAAATATGGCAAG GCTCCTGGACTTGCTGTAGTTATAGTAGGTAGTAGGAAAGATTCTCAGACCTATGTGAATATGAAAAGAAAGGCTTGTGCTGAAGTTGGGATTAAGTCATTTAATGTTGATCTTCCTGAACAAAGTTCCGAAGCTGAAGTCATTGCTAAAGTTCACGAATTAAATGCTAATCCTGACGTCCATG GAATACTGGTACAACTCCCCTTGCCTAGCCATATAGGTGAAGAAAACGTGTTGAGTGAGGTCAGTATCGAGAAGGACGTAGATGGATTTCATCCTTTGAATATTGGTAAACTTGCAATGAAAGGCAGAGAACCCCTATTTCAGCCTTGCACCCCAAAG GGATGCCTTGAACTATTAAGTCATAGTGGTATAAGTGTGAAGGGCAAGAGGGCAGTTGTTGTTGGTAGAAGTAATATAGTTGGTTTACCTGTTTCATTGCTTCTTCTGAAAGCTGATGCTACTGTTACTATCGTTCACTCACGTACCAGTGCTGCTGATTCTGAAAGCATCATCCGTGAAGCAGACATTGTTATTGCTGCCGCCGGACAAGCAAATATG ATTAAGGGTGATTGGATTAAACCCGGTGCTGCGGTTATTGATGTTGGGACAAATGCTGTGGATGACCCAAGTAGAAAATCAGGTTACAGGCTAGTGGGGGACGTGGACTTTAAACAGGTATCTAAGGTAGCGGGATGGATAACTCCAGTTCCTGGAGGTGTGGGCCCAATGACTGTTGCGATGCTACTCAGGAACACCTTGGATGGTGCCAAGCGTACAATGTCTCAGTAA